DNA sequence from the Streptomyces sp. NBC_01264 genome:
CTCCAGAGCCCATGATCACCAGCCTCTGAGGGCCATCCGGAAGACGGCCTGACCGCCCGAGCGGGCCAGGCCGTGCGCCATCTCGTGCACCAGTTCGCGCCCGTCGGGCCCGACACACTCCGCCCGGACCGCTTCGGCCAGTGTCCTGTGCCGTCGATTCCTAATGCGGTCTGTCAAGCCGCGAGGGCGGTCGGCGGCGCGAGCTCGTAGCACCGTCCGTCGCGGAGGAGGGCCCAGAGGACGTTGACGCGGCGGCGAGCGAGGGCAAGGACGGCTTGGGTGTGACGCTTGCCCTCGGCTCGTTTGCGGTCGTAGAACCGGCGGGATTCCTCGGACCGTCGGATGCTGAACAGCGCGGAGGTGTAGAGCACGCGCTGGAGCCGTCGGTTGTATCGCTGCGGGCGCCGCAGGTTGCCGCTGATCTTGCCCGAGTCGCGCGGGACCGGGGCGACGCCGCCGAAGGCGGCGAGGCGGTCAGGGGTGCCGAAGACGGTCATGTCGCCGCCGGTGGCGGCCACGAACTCGGCGCCGAGGATGGTGCCCAGTCCGGGCATGCTGGTGATCACGTCGAAGTGGCGGTGGTCGCGAAATCGGGCCTCGATGAGCTTGTCGAGCTCGGCGACCTGCTCGTTGAGGGCCATCACCTCCTTCACGAGCGTGTGCACCATCTGGGCGGTCAACTTCTCCCCGGGCAGGCTGGTGTGCTGACGTTCGGCAGCCGCGACCGCGGCCTCGGCGAGCTGGTCAGCGCGGAGAACCTTGCGGTTCCGCAGCCAGGTCTCCAGGCGTTTGGCGCCGAGCCGGCGGATGGCCGCAGGGGTCTGGTAACCGGTCAGCAGGGTCAGCGGGCCCTTGTTCGTGAGGTCC
Encoded proteins:
- a CDS encoding IS110 family transposase; the protein is MAAIWAGIDAGKTHHHCVAIDESGRRLLSRRVANDEPELLELLIDVLALGDEVTWGIDLADGGAALAIGILLNHDQPVNYISGRAIHRASESYRGEGKTDAKDAAVIADQVRIRRDLNPLRASDETVIDLKILTGRRMDLVADRTRTVNRLRAQLSGIFPGLERALDLTNKGPLTLLTGYQTPAAIRRLGAKRLETWLRNRKVLRADQLAEAAVAAAERQHTSLPGEKLTAQMVHTLVKEVMALNEQVAELDKLIEARFRDHRHFDVITSMPGLGTILGAEFVAATGGDMTVFGTPDRLAAFGGVAPVPRDSGKISGNLRRPQRYNRRLQRVLYTSALFSIRRSEESRRFYDRKRAEGKRHTQAVLALARRRVNVLWALLRDGRCYELAPPTALAA